The following are encoded in a window of Labrus bergylta chromosome 16, fLabBer1.1, whole genome shotgun sequence genomic DNA:
- the tnrc6c1 gene encoding trinucleotide repeat-containing gene 6C protein isoform X2 yields the protein MEDKKKKKQDEKKKKEGAQKKATEQITKVPDSAKPDPAPPLPPVNPSAAPPAPPSSGNGKRAPSGGQPQTAQQPQTPLQQRYPPREVPPRFRQQEHKQLLKRGQPLPPGTLPLTTGRPATTEPAAALPIHSSPSCSSSSTASLPTELPPQSGTGAQHDNPLWGHLPANRIATSAASSTNLSSWDQLIIDQKDTEAWPSITLSQSQAPPGGCPLDTDPGRLTSSSSSTSSSCSTVIMATGANSQAGHFPANQLSSKANSGPSPANHTGTSMLSSQVAANRSWGSGAGPSHCPPQSSVGSEGKSDSSVGGGGSRGWGSSSSSSTNNFNLNLNPNANPSAWPMLGHDGGGTGGGSSGGANNISTPQPTPNLCNPSGPPPTQTSTCTGANTNSNSSVIGSAWGSMMTSDTSEPHPSPSTNVSFSSEPQNLKTDGPNHTNKQEPPSPIRNLPGWGSAPVGLGSMGQPPSGGPQVNGEDGSSVWGNSGDSKAPSSKEAPGWDSGWGHGGSGAGNSGGWGDQSGRGWGKQHTEETQGGWDAPSSPPQDAQGSPWNRAVSTAAASEGSSDSMEGHPRQRDLSARDNPAPLLPAQDLDPRVLCNTGWGQTPVRQHTSWDMENAKRKNESSDSWGSGPTTPSTPSDTQGPSNTNMGSSQRTDPGGKNDVPASQGASGWGGGMSASNQPSSGWGEQPNNIKPQSGPSGWGNPPPTGPSTSIPKNGGQSWGEEKSTGWDEPQIKTPSQGWRDQPKASHSWGSSGGSNNSGDWREAEESKKSSTNPGWEGETGGLKENPRGWGMPSTGPGMSGPGGNGGWGESVCQRPNGPPQGWGSKPQDGPSGSSGGGSMGSWSGPGPVKPSSGWTGNKQESSAEPTGWEEPSPPSIRRKMEIDDGTSAWGDPGTYSKAVNLWDRNNPGVSQAKVPTGGNNPPGSNNNHPPSHNHNYHGPPAPLQNHTPNSQNPGPTSGPMDPVAQHQSGPSHNRGPLIAQGWGEISSSHSKSENSWGEAAPAPVSLDNGTSSWGKPIGTCGGWADNNPDGYGRGNQTMPPASCKPAPKPMQDGWGGGGEELNLSGGQWDAEEGDMWNNTASQESNSSCNSWGNASKKAPQKVKVPVKQEDAWIMNRLIKQLTDMGFPRDPAEEALKSNNMNLDQAMSALLEKKTELDKRGMGMTGHDYNNGLINKPMSCPRPPLLSKDPSADSRLPYMDKMQSGMFGGAGGAAQARAMQQPQPPPQPPVPPLSSSQPSLRAQVPQFLSPQVQAQLLQFAAKNIGLNPALLTSPINPQHMTLLNQLYQLQLAYQRLQIQQQMLQAQRNVSGPIRQQEQQVARTINNMQQQIQQHQRQLAQALLMKQQQQQPPPSHSGLHPGGSKSSLDSFPGHPQAPGLSDLQTKEPQSSPNTYSPYSLSGLNQNMNVNCMEVGGLSMKEPPQPQSRLSQWTHPNSIESLSGSSSPLESNLGKHGANLGPPGKPHQLEDSYSPYNLMSSSESPTSPLVSQDNWGQSKSSSDKMANGTNINWPPEFCPGVPWKGLQNIDPENDPNMTPGSVPSGPTINTNIQDVNRYLLRDRSGGSSPTSSQNEALPPSSDWPVSAYTSSFSLSSPEMDDAGKLPEMKSTWSPGPISHSQAPLSHELWKVPQSHRGSNVAPSRPPPGLTNTKPSTWGGNSLGLAQGWSSSYTSAGTTWSTDTSNRTSSWLVLRNLTPQIDGSTLRTLCMQHGPLITFHLNLTQGNAVVRYSSKDEAAKAQKSLHMCVLGNTTILAEFAGEEEVNRFFAQGQLMGGTTSWQATPGSNQSRMGGTGSGASHPIGHSPHWNNNNGGSSGSSSGLGTGGGKAGGELLWGGVPQYSSLWGPPSGEEGRVVGSPTPINTLLPGDLLSGESM from the exons ATGGaagataagaaaaagaaaaagcaagacgagaagaaaaagaaagaaggtgCTCAGAAAAAG GCCACAGAACAGATAACCAAAG TGCCAGACTCTGCCAAGCCGGACCCCgcccctcctcttccccccGTCAACCCCAGTGCCGCCCCGCCTGCACCCCCAAGCAGTGGCAATGGCAAGCGCGCCCCCTCCGGAGGTCAGCCGCAGACAGCACAGCAGCCCCAGACTCCGCTCCAGCAGCGCTACCCGCCCAGAGAGGTTCCCCCGCGCTTCCGCCAGCAGGAGCACAAGCAGCTGTTAAAGAGGGGCCAGCCTCTTCCCCCGGGGACCCTGCCTCTCACCACGGGACGTCCCGCCACTACTGAACCTGCAGCAGCATTACCCATacactcctctccctcctgctcctcgTCCTCAACAGCCAGCCTGCCTACAG AACTGCCCCCACAAAGTGGCACGGGAGCCCAGCATGATAATCCCCTTTGGGGACACCTGCCAGCCAACAGGATTGCCACAAGTGCTGCATCTTCCACCAATCTCAGTAGCTGGGATCAACTGATCATTGACCAGAAGGACACAGAGGCTTGGCCTTCTATTACCCTCAGCCAGAGCCAGGCCCCTCCAGGAGGATGCCCTTTGGACACTGATCCTGGTCGCctgaccagcagcagcagtagtacTAGTAGTAGTTGTAGTACAGTGATTATGGCCACAGGGGCTAATAGCCAGGCTGGCCACTTCCCTGCCAACCAACTTAGCAGCAAGGCCAACAGTGGGCCAAGCCCTGCCAATCATACTGGAACCAGCATGCTCTCTAGCCAGGTTGCAGCCAATCGCAGCTGGGGCTCTGGGGCTGGACCCTCCCATTGCCCTCCTCAGTCTTCAGTGGGGAGTGAAGGGAAGAGTGACAGCTcagtaggaggaggaggcagcaggGGCTGGggctcttcttcatcatcttccaCCAACAACTTTAACTTGAACCTAAACCCTAATGCCAACCCTTCAGCCTGGCCAATGCTGGGACATGATGGGGGTGGCACAGGGGGAGGCAGCTCAGGGGGAGCCAACAACATTTCAACTCCTCAACCTACACCCAACCTCTGTAATCCATCTGGCCCCCCACCAACCCAGACCAGCACCTGTACTGGAGCCAACACTAACAGCAACTCTTCTGTGATTGGCAGCGCCTGGGGTAGCATGATGACCTCTGATACATCAGAGCCACACCCCTCCCCGTCCACAAATGTGTCTTTCAGTTCAGAACCTCAGAACCTTAAAACTGATGGACCAAATCACACTAATAAACAGGAACCCCCCAGCCCCATCCGCAATTTGCCTGGCTGGGGTAGTGCACCTGTAGGCTTAGGTTCCATGGGCCAGCCCCCATCAGGGGGCCCACAGGTCAATGGAGAAGATGGTAGCTCAGTATGGGGTAACAGTGGCGACTCAAAGGCACCTTCATCAAAGGAGGCACCTGGCTGGGACTCAGGCTGGGGCCATGGAGGAAGTGGAGCAGGAAACTCTGGAGGCTGGGGTGACCAGTCTGGTAGAGGTTGGGGAAAGCagcacactgaagagacacagggGGGCTGGGATGCCCCTAGCTCTCCTCCCCAGGATGCACAGGGTAGTCCCTGGAACAGAGCTGTGAGCACAGCTGCTGCCAGTGAAGGTAGCAGTGACAGCATGGAAGGACATCCCCGGCAAAGAGACCTTTCAGCCAGAGATAATCCAGCTCCTCTGCTGCCTGCCCAGGATCTGGACCCCAGGGTTTTGTGTAACACTGGCTGGGGACAGACCCCTGTTCGTCAGCATACCTCTTGGGACATGGAAAATGCTAAACGCAAGAATGAAAGCTCTGATTCATGGGGCTCTGGCCCAACCACCCCAAGCACCCCAAGTGACACCCAAGGACCCTCCAACACTAACATGGGCTCCTCACAGAGGACTGACCCTGGGGGCAAAAATGATGTGCCTGCTTCTCAGGGAGCTTCAGGTTGGGGTGGAGGCATGTCTGCTTCCAACCAGCCTAGCTCTGGTTGGGGAGAGCAACCCAACAACATTAAACCCCAAAGTGGCCCCAGTGGCTGGGGGAATCCTCCACCAACAGGCCCCTCTACCAGTATACCCAAGAATGGGGGACAGTCCTGGGGAGAGGAAAAGTCTACTGGATGGGATGAACctcaaatcaagacaccatccCAGGGCTGGAGAGATCAGCCAAAAGCATCTCACAGCTGGGGTAGCAGTGGAGGGAGCAATAATTCAGGGGACTGGAGAGAGGCAGAAGAGAGCAAAAAGAGTTCCACCAACCCTGGGTGGGAAGGGGAAACAGGAGGCTTGAAGGAGAATCCTCGAGGTTGGGGAATGCCTTCTACAGGACCTGGGATGTCTGGACCTGGAGGGAATGGGGGATGGGGTGAGTCTGTCTGCCAGCGCCCCAATGGCCCTCCCCAAGGCTGGGGGAGCAAGCCTCAGGATGGGCCCAGTGGAAGCAGTGGAGGAGGGAGCATGGGCTCCTGGAGCGGCCCAGGCCCAGTAAAGCCGAGCAGTGGCTGGACTGGCAACAAGCAGGAATCCTCAGCAGAGCCCACAGGCTGGGAGGAGCCCTCTCCACCTTCAATCAGACGTAAGATGGAGATAGATGATGGGACATCAGCTTGGGGGGACCCTGGTACCTACAGCAAAGCAGTCAACTTGTGGGACAGGAACAATCCAGGTGTTTCCCAGGCCAAAGTCCCCACTGGAGGCAATAACCCCCCTGGCTCCAATAACAACCACCCTCCTTCTCACAATCACAATTATCATGGGCCGCCTGCACCTTTACAGAACCACACCCCCAACTCCCAAAACCCAGGGCCCACCAGTGGACCCATGGATCCTGTTGCCCAACATCAGTCTGGGCCATCTCACAATCGGGGTCCCCTGATAGCTCAAG GTTGGGGAGAGATATCCAGCTCCCACAGTAAATCAGAGAACTCGTGGGGGGAAGCTGCACCCGCTCCAGTCAGCTTGGACAACGGGACGTCTTCCTGGGGCAAGCCTATAGGCACCTGTGGAGGTTGGGCAGACAACAACCCTGACGGCTATGGCCGGGGCAACCAGACGATGCCACCTGCGTCTTGCAAACCTG CACCCAAACCTATGCAAGAtggatggggaggtggaggtgaaGAGCTGAACCTGTCGGGGGGTCAGTGGGACGCTGAGGAGGGAGACATGTGGAACAACACTGCCTCCCAGGAAAGCAACTCCTCCTGCAACTCTTGGGGCAATGCATCCAAAAAAGCCCCACAGAAG GTGAAAGTCCCAGTGAAGCAAGAAGATGCCTGGATCATGAATCGTCTCATCAAACAGCTGACAGATATGGGCTTCCCT AGGGACCCGGCAGAGGAGGCTCTGAAGAGCAACAACATGAACCTAGACCAGGCCATGAGCGCTCTGctggagaagaagacagagcTAGACAAGCGGGGGATGGGGATGACCGGTCACGACTACAACAACGGGCTCATCAACAAGCCCATGAGCTGCCCACGGCCTCCGCTTCTTTCCAAAGACCCCTCAGCAGACTCCCGCTTGCCCTACATGGATAAG ATGCAGAGTGGAATGTTTGGTGGAGCAGGTGGAGCAGCACAAGCCCGGGCCATGCAGCAGCCTCAGCCGCCTCCTCAGCCACCAGTGCCGCCTCTCAGTTCCTCTCAGCCTAGTCTACGTGCTCAAGTGCCTCAGTTTCTCTCccctcag GTTCAAGCACAGCTCTTACAGTTTGCAGCAAAAAACATTGGTCTGAATCCTGCACTTTTAACCTCACCAATAAACCCTCAACATATGACCCTTCTGAATCAACTTTACCAGCTGCAACTG GCATACCAGCGTTTACAAATTCAGCAGCAGATGTTGCAGGCGCAACGCAACGTTTCCGGCCCCATTCGACAACAAGAGCAGCAA GTTGCACGTACAATCAAtaacatgcagcagcagatcCAACAACACCAGCGTCAGCTGGCCCAGGccctgctgatgaagcagcaacaacagcagccgCCCCCCTCCCACTCTGGCCTTCACCCTGGCGGGTCTAAATCCTCCCTGGATTCATTTCCAGGTCACCCCCAGGCTCCAGGCCTCTCTGACCTGCAGACCAAAGAGCCGCAGTCATCTCCAAACACCTACAGCCCCTACTCTCTCT ctgGACTGAATCAAAACATGAATGTAAACTGCATGGAGGTGGGGGGTCTGTCGATGAAGGAACCCCCCCAGCCTCAATCGCGTCTGTCGCAGTGGACGCATCCAAACTCAATCGAGAGCCTCTCTGGAAGCTCCTCTCCTCTAGAGTCCAACCTCGGCAAACATG GTGCCAACCTGGGGCCCCCTGGCAAGCCTCATCAGCTGGAGGACTCTTACAGCCCCTACAACCTGATGTCCAGCTCAGAGTCTCCTACAAGCCCCCTGGTCTCCCAAGACAACTGGGGCCAGAGCAAGAGCAGCAGTGACAAGATGGCCAACGGGACCAATATCAACTGGCCACCAG AGTTTTGCCCCGGTGTGCCCTGGAAGGGTCTCCAGAATATCGACCCTGAGAACGACCCCAACATGACACCTGGCAGCGTCCCCAGCGGGCCCACCATCAACACCAACATCCAAGATGTCAACCGCTACCTGCTACGGGACAGAAGTGGAG GCTCTTCTCCCACTTCATCTCAGAACGAGGCTCTGCCtccctcctctgattggccagtcAGTGCCTACACTAGCTCGTTCAGTCTGTCGTCCCCGGAGATGGACGATGCAG GTAAACTCCCAGAGATGAAATCGACATGGTCTCCAGGCCCCATCTCTCACAGCCAGGCCCCTCTGTCCCACGAGCTGTGGAAAGTCCCCCAGAGCCACAGGGGCAGTAACGTGGCACCCTCCCGACCCCCGCCCGGTCTCACCAACACCAAGCCTTCAACCTGGGGGGGCAACTCGCTGGGTTTGGCTCAAGGCTGGAGCAGCTCTTACACCTCAG CAGGCACCACGTGGAGCACAGACACCTCCAACAGGACCAGCAGCTGGCTGGTTCTGAGGAACCTCACCCCACAG aTCGATGGTTCGACTCTGCGTACTCTGTGCATGCAGCACGGCCCCCTCATCACATTCCACCTCAACCTGACGCAGGGCAACGCGGTCGTGCGCTACAGCTCCAAGGACGAAGCTGCCAAGGCTCAGAAGTCCCTGCACAT GTGTGTGCTCGGAAACACCACCATCCTGGCGGAGTTTGCCGGGGAAGAGGAGGTGAACCGCTTCTTTGCACAGGGCCAGCTGATGGGCGGGACGACCAGCTGGCAGGCCACTCCAGGCTCCAATCAGTCGAGGATGGGCGGGACCGGGTCTGGAGCGTCCCATCCTATTGGTCACTCACCCCACTGGAACAACAACAACGGTGGCAGCAGCGGCAGTAGCAGCGGCCTGGGAACAGGCGGAGGAAAGGCGGGCGGTGAGTTGCTGTGGGGGGGCGTGCCACAGTACTCCAGCCTGTGGGGACCCCCGAGTGGAGAGGAGGGACGGGTGGTGGGGAGTCCAACCCCAATCAATACGCTGCTGCCTGGGGACCTGCTCAGCGGAGAGTCCATGTAG